One genomic segment of Desulfonatronum thioautotrophicum includes these proteins:
- a CDS encoding response regulator yields the protein MSKPKILLVDDETRFRTTVSKRLAERGQDVTAVGSGLEAIESVKQTPFDIVVLDVKMPGLNGLETLTELKKIRPELAVIMLTGHASVDSSIEGMKLGAFDYILKPCDIEELLGKIEAAHRSLTQ from the coding sequence ATGAGCAAGCCGAAAATACTGTTGGTGGATGATGAAACCCGCTTTCGCACCACCGTGTCCAAGCGTCTGGCGGAGAGAGGCCAAGACGTGACGGCCGTGGGTAGCGGCCTGGAGGCCATCGAGTCCGTCAAGCAGACGCCCTTTGACATCGTGGTTCTGGATGTGAAAATGCCCGGATTGAACGGGCTGGAGACACTTACGGAGCTGAAAAAGATCCGTCCGGAACTGGCGGTGATCATGCTGACCGGACACGCGTCCGTGGACTCCTCCATTGAGGGCATGAAGCTCGGTGCCTTCGACTACATCCTCAAGCCCTGCGACATCGAGGAACTCCTCGGCAAGATCGAGGCGGCGCACCGGTCCCTGACCCAGTGA